A genome region from Thermomonospora amylolytica includes the following:
- a CDS encoding protealysin inhibitor emfourin — protein MRVSVIRSGGFAGVERRGECDTASDPVLRDLLDRVDLNGMPPPGRVPDRFVYEIDVDGRVTTVGEAELTGPLRELVRHVLGDPG, from the coding sequence GTGAGAGTGAGCGTGATCCGCAGCGGGGGCTTCGCCGGCGTCGAACGCCGCGGCGAGTGCGACACCGCCTCGGATCCGGTGCTGCGGGACCTGCTCGACCGGGTGGACCTGAACGGCATGCCGCCGCCGGGCCGCGTTCCCGACCGGTTCGTCTACGAGATCGACGTCGACGGGCGGGTCACCACGGTCGGCGAGGCGGAGCTGACCGGGCCGTTGCGCGAGCTGGTACGGCACGTGCTGGGCGACCCCGGCTGA
- a CDS encoding DUF6703 family protein — translation MSTRPDPHAPGLRGAIERRSAVPVVFLHRLPVWVPLLAVFALLAVGMAGTGWVAAAALGVLALLLAWFAYLNWPALRIGGRALRIAAITVLVVSAAGRLLG, via the coding sequence GTGAGCACACGACCCGATCCCCACGCCCCCGGGCTGCGGGGGGCGATCGAGCGGCGCAGCGCGGTGCCGGTGGTGTTCCTGCACCGGCTGCCGGTGTGGGTGCCGCTGCTGGCGGTCTTCGCGCTGCTGGCGGTGGGCATGGCGGGCACCGGGTGGGTCGCCGCGGCCGCGCTGGGCGTGCTGGCGCTGCTGCTGGCCTGGTTCGCCTACCTGAACTGGCCCGCCCTGCGGATCGGCGGGCGGGCGCTGCGGATCGCCGCGATCACGGTGCTGGTGGTGTCGGCGGCGGGCCGGCTGCTGGGCTGA
- a CDS encoding Fur family transcriptional regulator translates to MTARRDAVREALARSEGFRSAQDIYAALRAGGSKIGLTTVYRALQAMSEAGQVDVLRTDDGEAVYRACRTDEHHHHLVCRQCGRTVEVEGPAVERWAEAIGAEHGFTDVTHTVEVFGTCPDCAG, encoded by the coding sequence ATGACGGCCCGCCGGGACGCGGTGCGGGAGGCGCTGGCACGCAGCGAGGGCTTCCGCAGCGCGCAGGACATCTACGCCGCCCTGCGGGCCGGCGGCTCGAAGATCGGCCTGACCACCGTCTACCGGGCGCTGCAGGCGATGAGCGAGGCGGGCCAGGTGGACGTGCTGCGCACCGACGACGGCGAGGCCGTCTACCGGGCCTGCCGCACCGACGAGCACCACCACCACCTGGTGTGCCGCCAGTGCGGCCGGACGGTCGAGGTGGAGGGCCCGGCCGTGGAGCGCTGGGCGGAGGCCATCGGCGCCGAGCACGGCTTCACCGACGTGACCCACACCGTCGAGGTCTTCGGCACCTGCCCGGACTGCGCGGGCTGA
- a CDS encoding GTP-binding protein: protein MDSAPVFEHTGATAGRYLGESVRTAVKLLVVGHFAVGKTTFVSTLSEIRPLHTEERMTQAGALVDDLAGIEDKTHTTVAMDFGRLTLSDRLVLYLFGTPGQHRFKRLWSDLARGALGALVLVDPSRLQESFEVMDTVERHGLTYAVAVNQFAGAPVFPLEEIREALDLLPDTPLVTCDARDPASSTRALIALVDHLLTASREPEHEH, encoded by the coding sequence ATGGACTCCGCGCCCGTCTTTGAACACACCGGCGCGACCGCCGGGCGCTACCTGGGCGAGTCGGTGCGCACCGCGGTCAAGCTGCTGGTCGTGGGCCACTTCGCGGTCGGCAAGACCACGTTCGTCAGCACCCTGTCGGAGATCCGCCCGCTGCACACCGAGGAGCGGATGACCCAGGCCGGCGCGCTGGTCGACGACCTGGCCGGGATCGAGGACAAGACGCACACCACGGTGGCGATGGACTTCGGCCGGCTGACGCTCAGCGACCGGCTGGTGCTGTACCTGTTCGGCACCCCCGGCCAGCACCGCTTCAAGCGGCTGTGGAGCGACCTGGCCCGCGGCGCGCTCGGCGCGCTGGTGCTGGTCGACCCGTCCCGCCTGCAGGAGTCGTTCGAGGTGATGGACACGGTCGAACGGCACGGCCTGACCTACGCGGTGGCGGTCAACCAGTTCGCCGGCGCCCCGGTCTTCCCGCTGGAGGAGATCCGCGAGGCCCTGGACCTGCTGCCCGACACCCCGCTGGTGACCTGCGACGCCAGGGATCCGGCGTCCTCGACCCGGGCGCTGATCGCCCTGGTCGACCATCTGCTCACCGCCTCCCGGGAGCCCGAGCATGAGCACTGA
- a CDS encoding ATP-binding protein → MERILLSLTLAGLLVGLVALAVLLVRQRHVTDRLRRRNQELAQELRHHEAEVRHLAATRLPQLRERLAGRPVAVAGPLDPQRTNRSALGPALAAVLETFTDAVEQTREQADRSAKGALKAMMRTVQSLANEQQLAISEMQDRHDDPEVLADLLRIDHMNAQLGRRAQATAVLFGSWPGQQRSAAPLVDVVRGATSRIRDYLRVRITSEVNVAVTGRAVEPVVLALAELLDNAARHSQPNTPVEVNFQMAHNGVAVMIDDAGVAMNAEEIARATDLLSGRHQADIGALGDPPQIGFAAVGVLAARYGFTVSVDTRSPYGGVRAVVFLPNTLLTSITEESEAPVGEQPGTVTQAAAPAPVAGATASGLPKRRRATTAVAAADDDTAVAARPPRPARERAAGLGAWQRGTRSGRAAASSDTEGNPRS, encoded by the coding sequence ATGGAGCGAATCCTGCTGTCCCTGACGCTGGCGGGCCTGCTCGTCGGCCTGGTCGCCCTCGCCGTCCTGCTCGTGCGTCAGCGGCACGTCACCGACCGGCTGCGCCGGCGCAACCAGGAGCTCGCCCAGGAACTGCGCCACCACGAGGCCGAGGTGCGCCATCTTGCCGCCACCCGGCTGCCGCAGCTGCGCGAACGGCTCGCGGGCAGGCCGGTGGCCGTGGCCGGGCCGCTGGACCCGCAGCGGACGAACCGGTCCGCGCTGGGCCCCGCCCTGGCGGCCGTGCTGGAGACGTTCACCGACGCCGTCGAGCAGACCCGCGAGCAGGCCGACCGGTCGGCCAAGGGCGCGCTCAAGGCCATGATGCGCACCGTGCAGAGCCTGGCCAACGAGCAGCAGCTGGCCATCTCCGAGATGCAGGACCGGCACGACGACCCCGAGGTGCTGGCCGACCTGCTGCGCATCGACCACATGAACGCCCAGCTCGGCCGGCGCGCGCAGGCCACCGCCGTGCTGTTCGGCTCCTGGCCGGGCCAGCAGCGCTCGGCCGCGCCGCTGGTGGACGTGGTCCGCGGGGCCACCTCCCGGATCCGCGACTACCTGCGGGTGCGGATCACCTCGGAGGTGAACGTGGCGGTGACCGGCCGGGCGGTGGAGCCGGTGGTGCTGGCCCTGGCCGAGCTGCTGGACAACGCCGCCCGCCACTCCCAGCCCAACACCCCGGTGGAGGTCAACTTCCAGATGGCGCACAACGGCGTGGCCGTCATGATCGACGACGCCGGGGTGGCGATGAACGCCGAGGAGATCGCCCGGGCCACGGATCTGCTGTCCGGCCGGCACCAGGCCGACATCGGCGCGCTCGGCGACCCGCCGCAGATCGGGTTCGCCGCCGTCGGCGTGCTGGCCGCCCGGTACGGATTCACCGTCTCGGTGGACACCCGCTCGCCCTACGGCGGGGTCCGCGCGGTGGTGTTCCTGCCGAACACCCTGCTGACCTCCATCACCGAGGAATCGGAGGCGCCTGTGGGAGAACAGCCGGGCACCGTCACGCAGGCGGCCGCGCCCGCCCCGGTGGCCGGCGCGACCGCCAGCGGCCTGCCCAAGCGGCGCCGCGCCACCACCGCCGTCGCGGCCGCCGACGACGACACCGCGGTCGCCGCCCGGCCGCCCCGCCCCGCGCGGGAACGCGCCGCCGGACTGGGGGCCTGGCAACGAGGCACCCGTTCCGGCCGCGCCGCAGCCTCGTCCGACACCGAAGGGAACCCCCGGTCATGA
- a CDS encoding roadblock/LC7 domain-containing protein, whose translation MTDVPMNAAMADPTENRLGWMLDEALRMPEARHAILLSADGLLMAHSQRISRDEAERQAAGMSGLQSLARATAEFCGDDPDTTWRQTVTEFDDGYVFLVAAGEGAYLAVSASPQVDMEAVSFRLQELVQRLGKELSTPPRRTLA comes from the coding sequence ATGACCGATGTGCCGATGAACGCCGCGATGGCCGACCCCACCGAGAACCGGCTCGGCTGGATGCTCGACGAGGCGCTGCGGATGCCCGAGGCCCGGCACGCCATCCTGCTGTCGGCCGACGGGCTGCTGATGGCCCACTCGCAGCGGATCAGCCGGGACGAGGCCGAGCGGCAGGCGGCCGGCATGTCCGGGCTGCAGTCCCTGGCCCGCGCCACCGCCGAGTTCTGCGGCGACGACCCCGACACCACCTGGCGGCAGACCGTCACCGAGTTCGACGACGGCTACGTGTTCCTGGTCGCCGCCGGTGAGGGCGCCTACCTGGCGGTCTCGGCCAGCCCCCAGGTGGACATGGAGGCGGTCTCGTTCCGGCTCCAGGAACTGGTGCAGCGGCTCGGCAAGGAGCTGTCCACCCCGCCGCGCCGCACGCTGGCATGA
- a CDS encoding M4 family metallopeptidase, with protein MRCTILPPHMLEHLADATDDRALREMARRTLVMSATQRVERRVTTVAPAAPSEDFVPNRAVHDARHREQLPGDPVRTEGQDSTGDETVDQAYEWLGVTFDFFERAYRRNSIDGAGLKLVSTVHYGREYANAFWNGRQMVYGDGDGELFLSFTGPLEVTGHELVHGVTQHTAALEYYGQSGALNESVSDVFGSLVKQWHLRQTADEADWIIGAGLLGPDVNGVGLRSMKEPGTAYDDPRLGRDPQPGHMDDYVETYRDNGGVHINSGIPNRAFYLAAAALGGHAWEKAGRIWYDTLTGDAMKPAIEFAAFAAATIDTAGRLYGAGGAEVRAVQKAWSGVGVEP; from the coding sequence ATGAGATGCACGATCCTCCCGCCGCACATGCTGGAGCACCTCGCCGACGCGACCGATGACCGGGCGCTGCGCGAGATGGCCCGCCGCACCCTGGTGATGAGCGCGACCCAGCGTGTGGAACGGCGCGTCACCACGGTCGCCCCCGCCGCGCCCAGCGAGGACTTCGTCCCGAACCGCGCCGTCCACGACGCCCGCCACCGCGAACAGCTCCCCGGCGACCCCGTGCGCACCGAGGGACAGGACTCCACCGGGGACGAGACCGTCGACCAGGCCTACGAATGGCTCGGGGTGACGTTCGACTTCTTCGAGCGGGCGTACCGGCGCAACTCCATCGACGGGGCCGGGCTGAAACTGGTCTCCACCGTGCACTACGGCCGCGAGTACGCCAACGCCTTCTGGAACGGCCGGCAGATGGTCTACGGGGACGGCGACGGCGAGCTGTTCCTGTCGTTCACCGGGCCGCTGGAGGTCACCGGGCACGAACTGGTGCACGGCGTCACCCAGCACACCGCCGCCCTGGAGTACTACGGCCAGTCCGGGGCGCTGAACGAGTCCGTCTCCGACGTGTTCGGCTCCCTGGTCAAGCAGTGGCATCTGCGCCAGACCGCCGACGAGGCCGACTGGATCATCGGCGCCGGCCTGCTCGGCCCGGACGTGAACGGAGTCGGCCTGCGGTCGATGAAGGAGCCGGGCACCGCCTACGACGACCCGCGGCTGGGCAGGGACCCGCAGCCCGGCCACATGGACGACTACGTGGAGACCTACCGCGACAACGGCGGCGTCCACATCAACTCCGGCATCCCCAACCGCGCCTTCTACCTGGCGGCCGCCGCGCTGGGCGGGCACGCCTGGGAGAAGGCCGGGCGGATCTGGTACGACACGCTGACCGGGGACGCGATGAAACCGGCGATCGAGTTCGCCGCGTTTGCCGCCGCCACCATCGACACCGCCGGGCGCCTGTACGGCGCGGGCGGAGCCGAGGTGCGGGCCGTGCAGAAGGCGTGGAGCGGGGTAGGCGTGGAACCGTGA
- a CDS encoding metal ABC transporter permease, giving the protein MTDLLQFDFMRIALALAVLIGLTAPAVGTFIVQRRLALLGDGIGHIALTGIGLGLLTSTSPVLGALVVSVLGAVAIEVLRARSRTGGDVALALLFYGGLAGGVLLTNMQGGGANLQSYLFGSIVSVTLEDLYVVAALSVAVLAVVVLFGRELFLLCQDEEVARASGLPTRLLSLLIAVTAAVTVVIAMRAIGLLLVSALMVVPVAAAQQVTRGFRDTMLAAMGIGVLSAVAGLVASFESDLPPGPSIVLLALAVFVALVLVRSIGGSLSRRRRPGRTLPSGADEATAEAEVHT; this is encoded by the coding sequence GTGACCGACCTGCTGCAGTTCGACTTCATGCGCATCGCCCTGGCGCTGGCGGTGCTGATCGGCCTGACCGCCCCGGCGGTCGGCACGTTCATCGTGCAGCGCCGGCTGGCGCTGCTCGGCGACGGCATCGGCCACATCGCCCTCACCGGCATCGGCCTCGGGCTGCTCACCAGCACCTCCCCGGTGCTGGGCGCGCTGGTGGTGTCGGTGCTGGGCGCGGTGGCCATCGAGGTGCTGCGCGCCCGCAGCCGCACCGGCGGCGACGTGGCGCTGGCGCTGCTGTTCTACGGCGGGCTGGCCGGGGGCGTGCTGCTGACCAACATGCAGGGCGGCGGGGCGAACCTGCAGTCCTACCTGTTCGGCTCCATCGTCAGCGTCACCCTCGAGGACCTGTACGTGGTGGCGGCGCTGTCGGTCGCGGTGCTGGCGGTGGTGGTGCTGTTCGGCCGGGAGCTGTTCCTGCTGTGCCAGGACGAGGAAGTGGCCCGGGCCAGCGGGCTGCCGACCCGGCTGCTGTCCCTGCTGATCGCGGTCACCGCCGCGGTGACCGTGGTGATCGCCATGCGGGCCATCGGGCTGCTGCTGGTCAGCGCGCTGATGGTGGTGCCGGTGGCGGCCGCCCAGCAGGTCACCAGGGGTTTCCGGGACACCATGCTGGCGGCGATGGGGATCGGGGTGCTGTCGGCGGTGGCGGGGCTGGTGGCCTCGTTCGAGTCCGACCTGCCGCCCGGACCGTCCATCGTGCTGCTGGCGCTGGCGGTGTTCGTGGCGCTGGTGCTGGTGCGCTCGATCGGAGGTTCGCTCTCCCGGCGCAGGCGCCCCGGTCGTACACTGCCTTCCGGCGCGGACGAGGCGACAGCCGAGGCGGAGGTGCACACATGA
- a CDS encoding isoprenyl transferase — translation MKRAVQPPYPHPSGARPPAIPKEFVPRHVAIVMDGNGRWAKERGLPRTEGHKMGEHSLFDVIMGAIELGIPYLSAYAFSTENWKRSPEEVRFLMGFNRDVIRRRRDQLHSMGVRVRWAGRRPRLWRSVIKELEDAERLTRDNDVLTLQFCVNYGGRAEITDAAAAIARDVAAGRLNPDKITEKVFARYLYRPEVPDVDLFLRPSGEQRTSNFLLWQSAYAEFVFQDVLWPDFDRRHLWHACEVYATRDRRYGGAEPNPVPASGPARS, via the coding sequence GTGAAAAGGGCCGTCCAGCCGCCGTACCCCCACCCCAGCGGCGCCCGCCCCCCGGCCATCCCCAAGGAGTTCGTCCCCCGGCACGTGGCCATCGTGATGGACGGCAACGGGCGCTGGGCCAAGGAGCGCGGCCTGCCCCGCACCGAGGGGCACAAGATGGGGGAGCACTCCCTCTTCGACGTGATCATGGGCGCGATCGAGCTGGGCATCCCGTACCTGTCGGCGTACGCGTTCTCCACCGAGAACTGGAAGCGCTCCCCGGAGGAGGTGCGCTTCCTGATGGGCTTCAACCGGGACGTGATCCGCCGCCGCCGCGACCAGCTGCACTCCATGGGGGTGCGGGTCCGCTGGGCCGGGCGGCGGCCCAGGCTGTGGCGCAGCGTGATCAAGGAGCTGGAGGACGCCGAGCGGCTGACCCGCGACAACGACGTGCTCACCCTGCAGTTCTGCGTCAACTACGGCGGGCGGGCGGAGATCACCGACGCCGCCGCCGCGATCGCCCGGGACGTGGCGGCCGGCAGGCTCAACCCCGACAAGATCACCGAGAAGGTGTTCGCCCGCTACCTGTACCGGCCCGAGGTGCCCGACGTGGACCTGTTCCTGCGGCCGTCGGGGGAGCAGCGCACCTCCAACTTCCTGCTGTGGCAGTCGGCGTACGCCGAGTTCGTCTTCCAGGACGTGCTGTGGCCCGACTTCGACCGGCGGCACCTGTGGCACGCCTGCGAGGTCTACGCCACCCGGGACCGCCGGTACGGCGGCGCGGAGCCCAACCCGGTGCCCGCGAGCGGACCCGCGCGGAGCTAG
- the recO gene encoding DNA repair protein RecO — protein MTLYRDEGIVLRTQKLGEADRIVTVLTRRGGRIRAAAKGVRRTKSRFGARLEPFTHVDLQFYERRSLDLITQAETLRPYGEPLVADYPRYTAGMAMLETAEKLTAEEKEPALRQFLLLLGGLRTLVEGSHDPRLVLDAFLLRSLSVAGWAPALDECARCGARGRLRAFAIAAGGAMCAACRPPGAASPAPATLELMLALLRGDWAHADASEARHRTECSGLVAAYLQWHLEHGIRSLRHVERAPHEPTTTENITEEPA, from the coding sequence GTGACCCTCTACCGTGACGAAGGAATCGTGCTGCGCACCCAGAAGCTGGGTGAGGCGGACCGCATCGTCACGGTGCTGACCCGCCGTGGCGGCCGGATCCGGGCGGCGGCCAAGGGGGTGCGCCGGACCAAGTCCCGGTTCGGGGCCAGGCTGGAGCCGTTCACCCATGTGGACCTGCAGTTCTACGAGCGGCGCTCGCTGGACCTGATCACCCAGGCCGAGACGCTGCGGCCGTACGGCGAGCCGCTGGTGGCCGACTACCCGCGCTACACCGCCGGGATGGCGATGCTGGAGACCGCCGAGAAGCTCACCGCCGAGGAGAAGGAGCCCGCGCTGCGGCAGTTCCTGCTGCTCCTCGGCGGGCTGCGCACCCTGGTGGAGGGCTCGCACGACCCCCGGCTGGTGCTGGACGCGTTCCTGCTGCGGTCGCTGTCGGTGGCCGGCTGGGCCCCGGCGCTGGACGAGTGCGCCCGCTGCGGCGCGCGCGGCCGGCTGCGGGCGTTCGCCATCGCGGCGGGCGGGGCGATGTGCGCGGCCTGCCGGCCGCCCGGCGCGGCCTCCCCCGCGCCCGCCACCCTGGAGCTGATGCTGGCGCTGCTGCGCGGGGACTGGGCGCACGCCGACGCCAGCGAGGCGCGCCACCGGACCGAGTGCAGCGGGCTGGTGGCCGCCTACCTGCAGTGGCATCTGGAACACGGGATCAGGTCGCTGCGGCACGTGGAACGCGCGCCGCACGAGCCGACCACCACCGAGAACATCACCGAGGAGCCAGCGTGA
- a CDS encoding metal ABC transporter ATP-binding protein — MSAGAPPLAMTGGRVRLDGREVLRGIDLRVEAGEVLALLGANGSGKSTLVRALLGLVPLSGGRTEIYGSPPARFRAWHRIGYVPQRLTVGGGVPATVREVVASGRIARRSRLRPFATAADRAAVQRALEQMGLADQAGQPAQRLSGGQQQRVLIARALAGEPDVFVMDEPTAGVDAASQAALAATLHDLVRQGRTIVLVAHELGPLEPLITRAVVLEEGRIAHTGAPPAPEGDCARPGHQHQHPHAAETASGSLTHWNPA, encoded by the coding sequence ATGAGCGCCGGGGCTCCGCCGCTGGCGATGACCGGGGGCCGGGTCCGGCTGGACGGGCGGGAAGTGCTGCGCGGGATCGACCTGCGGGTCGAGGCCGGTGAGGTGCTGGCCCTGCTCGGCGCCAACGGATCCGGCAAGTCCACCCTGGTCCGGGCGCTGCTGGGGCTGGTGCCGCTGTCCGGCGGCCGGACCGAGATCTACGGCTCGCCGCCCGCCCGGTTCCGCGCCTGGCACCGGATCGGATACGTCCCGCAGCGCCTGACCGTGGGCGGCGGGGTGCCCGCGACGGTCCGCGAGGTGGTGGCCTCCGGCCGGATCGCCCGCCGGTCCCGGCTGCGCCCGTTCGCCACGGCCGCCGACCGCGCCGCCGTGCAGCGGGCGCTGGAGCAGATGGGGCTGGCCGACCAGGCCGGGCAGCCCGCCCAGCGGCTGTCCGGCGGGCAGCAGCAGCGGGTGCTGATCGCCCGGGCGCTGGCCGGGGAGCCCGACGTGTTCGTCATGGACGAGCCCACCGCCGGGGTGGACGCCGCCAGCCAGGCCGCCCTCGCCGCCACCCTGCACGACCTGGTCCGCCAGGGCCGCACCATCGTGCTGGTGGCGCACGAGCTCGGCCCGCTGGAACCGCTGATCACCCGGGCGGTGGTGCTGGAGGAGGGCCGCATCGCGCACACCGGGGCCCCGCCGGCGCCCGAGGGCGACTGCGCCCGGCCCGGCCACCAGCACCAGCACCCGCATGCCGCCGAGACCGCCTCCGGCTCGCTGACCCACTGGAATCCGGCGTGA
- a CDS encoding cytochrome P450, with amino-acid sequence MSTESAGGARPGGCPAHGRIRMYDEQFAADPHGAYARMRPHGAFAPVEIAPGVPATLAIGYDAVLEVMRDDRTFSRNPSTWQQTVPPDCPVLPMMGYRPNVLFTDGAVHARLRGTITDAFARLDPGVLRGQVERHADALVRALGPLGEADLMSGYVQPLPMLVYMDMFGCPPAIAERLVFGMAGIFEATTPAEAEKANNELNEGIYELIALKRSHPGEDVTSWLLAHPAELTDDEVHSQLVLLMGAGTEPEQNLIGNALRLLLSDDRFAGDLSGGSLPIEDALDEVLWTDPPLANYGARFPLRDVEMAGHRLPAHQPVVMSYAAANTDPAKTSDQRTGNRAHLAWGAGPHACPARNHARLIASIAIERLLDGLPDMTLAVPVEELRWRIGMFHRGLVSLPVRYPPVHFPAPATDTGAQRRPAPALTAPAPPAERPAEGRGLMAALRRWWNGE; translated from the coding sequence ATGAGCACTGAGAGCGCAGGCGGCGCGCGGCCGGGCGGCTGCCCGGCGCACGGCCGCATCAGGATGTACGACGAGCAGTTCGCCGCCGACCCGCACGGCGCGTACGCGCGGATGCGCCCGCACGGGGCGTTCGCGCCGGTCGAGATCGCCCCGGGCGTGCCCGCCACGCTGGCGATCGGCTACGACGCCGTGCTGGAGGTGATGCGCGACGACCGCACGTTCTCCCGCAACCCGAGCACCTGGCAGCAGACCGTTCCGCCGGACTGCCCGGTGCTGCCGATGATGGGTTACCGCCCCAACGTCCTGTTCACCGACGGGGCGGTGCACGCCCGGCTGCGCGGCACCATCACCGACGCGTTCGCCCGGCTGGACCCGGGCGTGCTGCGCGGCCAGGTCGAACGGCACGCCGACGCGCTGGTGCGGGCGCTCGGCCCGCTCGGCGAGGCCGACCTGATGTCCGGGTACGTCCAGCCGCTGCCGATGCTGGTCTACATGGACATGTTCGGCTGCCCGCCCGCCATCGCCGAGCGGCTGGTGTTCGGGATGGCCGGGATCTTCGAGGCGACCACGCCGGCGGAGGCGGAGAAGGCCAACAACGAGCTGAACGAGGGCATCTACGAGCTGATCGCCCTCAAGCGGAGCCACCCCGGCGAGGACGTCACCTCCTGGCTGCTGGCGCATCCGGCCGAGCTGACCGACGACGAGGTGCACAGCCAGCTGGTGCTGCTGATGGGCGCGGGCACCGAGCCGGAGCAGAACCTGATCGGCAACGCGCTGCGGCTGCTGCTGTCGGACGACCGGTTCGCCGGCGACCTGTCCGGCGGCAGCCTGCCGATCGAGGACGCCCTGGACGAGGTGCTGTGGACCGACCCGCCGCTGGCCAACTACGGGGCGCGGTTCCCGCTGCGGGACGTGGAGATGGCCGGGCACCGGCTCCCGGCGCACCAGCCGGTGGTGATGAGCTACGCCGCCGCCAACACCGACCCGGCCAAGACCAGCGACCAGCGCACGGGCAACCGCGCCCACCTGGCCTGGGGCGCCGGTCCGCACGCCTGCCCGGCGCGCAACCACGCCCGGCTGATCGCCTCCATCGCCATCGAACGGCTGCTGGACGGCCTGCCGGACATGACGCTGGCCGTTCCGGTGGAGGAGCTGCGCTGGCGGATCGGGATGTTCCACCGCGGCCTGGTGTCGCTGCCGGTCCGCTACCCGCCGGTCCACTTCCCCGCGCCGGCCACCGACACCGGCGCCCAGCGCCGCCCCGCGCCCGCCCTCACCGCCCCCGCGCCTCCGGCCGAGCGGCCCGCCGAGGGACGCGGGTTGATGGCCGCGCTACGGCGCTGGTGGAACGGCGAATGA
- a CDS encoding DUF742 domain-containing protein, producing the protein MPPHNRKALVRPHVVTGGRAHPTRNIFDLVTLVIAAPGDPAAQLTPEQRRIVRLCQGGALSVAEVAGHLSLPVSVVKVLLSDLVDSGHITTRAAGPSGGMDGLDRERILREVLDGLRARL; encoded by the coding sequence ATGCCGCCGCACAACAGGAAGGCGCTGGTCCGCCCGCACGTGGTGACCGGCGGCCGGGCGCATCCCACACGGAACATCTTCGACCTGGTCACCCTGGTGATCGCCGCCCCCGGCGACCCGGCCGCCCAGCTCACCCCCGAGCAGCGCCGGATCGTGCGGCTGTGCCAGGGCGGGGCACTGTCGGTGGCCGAGGTCGCCGGGCATCTGTCCCTTCCGGTCAGCGTCGTCAAGGTGCTGCTGTCGGACCTGGTGGACAGCGGCCACATCACCACCCGGGCGGCCGGCCCGTCCGGCGGCATGGACGGCCTGGACCGCGAGCGGATTCTGCGGGAGGTGCTGGATGGACTCCGCGCCCGTCTTTGA
- a CDS encoding metal ABC transporter substrate-binding protein: MFTFRALRRISPRSALPMTVLSAALLAATACGGGSEAGSGSGTRVIAGFYPMAWLSEQVGGTAVSVDTLARPGAEPHDLELSPRQIAELGEADLVVYVKGLQPAVDQAVSERAKDRGLDAASAVRTLPPPAEGEHGHEHEDEHGHGHDEGSYDPHIWLDPSRMATIATALGERLAKADPANAAAYRAGARTVAGRLTALDGEFQAGLKNCERRTMVTAHAAFGYLADRYGLEQVPIAGVDPTAEPSPQRLAELTHEIRENGATTVFTETLVSPKVAQALAREAGVRTATLDPVEGLADGSRDDYVSIMRKNLQTLRTALDCA, encoded by the coding sequence GTGTTCACCTTCCGTGCCCTGCGCCGCATTTCGCCCCGGTCCGCACTGCCGATGACCGTGCTGTCCGCCGCGCTGCTCGCCGCCACCGCGTGCGGCGGCGGCTCCGAGGCCGGATCCGGGTCCGGCACCCGGGTGATCGCCGGGTTCTACCCGATGGCCTGGCTGAGCGAGCAGGTCGGCGGGACCGCGGTGTCGGTCGACACGCTGGCCCGTCCGGGCGCCGAGCCGCACGACCTGGAGCTGTCCCCGCGGCAGATCGCCGAGCTCGGGGAGGCCGACCTGGTGGTGTACGTCAAGGGCCTGCAGCCCGCCGTGGACCAGGCGGTGTCGGAACGTGCCAAGGACCGCGGCCTGGACGCGGCCTCCGCCGTGCGGACCCTGCCGCCGCCCGCCGAGGGCGAGCACGGCCACGAACATGAGGACGAGCACGGCCACGGGCACGACGAGGGCTCCTACGACCCGCACATCTGGCTGGACCCCAGCCGGATGGCGACCATCGCCACCGCGCTCGGCGAACGGCTGGCCAAGGCCGACCCGGCGAACGCCGCCGCCTACCGGGCCGGCGCCAGGACCGTGGCCGGCCGGCTGACCGCGCTCGACGGGGAGTTCCAGGCCGGGCTGAAGAACTGCGAGCGGCGGACGATGGTCACCGCGCACGCCGCGTTCGGCTACCTCGCCGACCGGTACGGCCTGGAGCAGGTGCCCATCGCCGGCGTCGACCCCACCGCCGAGCCGTCGCCGCAGCGGCTGGCCGAGCTGACCCATGAGATCCGGGAGAACGGGGCCACCACCGTGTTCACCGAGACGCTGGTGAGCCCGAAGGTCGCCCAGGCGCTGGCCCGCGAGGCCGGGGTGCGCACGGCCACCCTGGATCCGGTGGAGGGTTTGGCCGACGGTTCCCGCGACGACTACGTTTCGATCATGCGCAAGAACCTGCAGACCCTGCGCACCGCCCTGGACTGCGCATGA